From the genome of Roseinatronobacter sp. S2:
TTGCAAAGGATAGCGGCGCTGCATTGCGTCTGGTCGAGGCCGGGCCGGATGCGGATAAGCTGGTGCAGTTGCAGGGTGGACAAATATCGGCGGCATTAATCAACACACCGGGCACGCGCCAATATGTGGAGAATGGGGATCTTCGGGTTCTTGCAACCATTTCCGGGCATCCTGACCGCGACCCGAATGTGCAAGAAATTCCGTCCCTGGCTGAGCTGGGATATGAAAATGCGGTTTACGGCCTGGATTTCTTCATCCTGACGCCTGCCGATACGCCAGATGAGGTGCTGGCTGGAATTAATGCTGCTGTGGGTCATGCCCTTGCGGATGATAGCCTGTCCGAACGTTTTGAGAATATGGGCATGCCGCTTCAATGGTTGCCACAAACAGACAGCCGAGAGCGCCTTCAGAATACATCCCGCATCGTGGCGGACGTAACTGCGCTTCTGGAGTTGAACTGACACAGCACGCCCCGCTGATCCATTCACTTTGAACATAACGACTGTGTGGACCGGAAGGTCCACACAAACAACGGCTTGCAGCCATAATTTCTGCCAAACAGGACCAATCAAATGAACATCCGTGCGCTTCCACCATTGCCAACAGACCCGCATGAATGCCTTGTTCAGGGATGTGATCGTCCCTGGGAAGTTGCGGTCGATCCGTTTCAGGTGGCGCCGCGCACCTGGTATGTCGGAAATAACTGGGTTGGGGCCTATCTGCTGGAAAGCAGCGCAGGTTTGATGCTGATTGATACGACAATGCAGCCGCAGGTCTATCTGGTTTTTGAAAGCATCAGAAAGCTTGGCTTTGATCCCGGACAGCTGAAACTTATTCTGGTGTCGCATATGCATTACGACCATCTTGGCGGTGTGCGTCCGCTTGTGGAAGCGACTGGTGCCAAAGTTATGATGAGCCGCGAAGATTGGACTTTTCTTCAAGAGCGCCCTGACCAGCTACTGAATTCGGGTCGCCCCTTCGGCGTGTTTACGCCGGATGCCTTCTATGACGACGCCACGCCGGTTGAATTGGGTGACCGGCAGGTCCGCACAATGCTGACACCGGGGCACACACCGGGCACCACCAGTTTCTTCTTTGATACAACCGATAATGATGGGCAGTCAGTATTGTGTGGCCTGCATGGCGGCGTGGGCGTGATCACACTAACCGATGAATGGTTGGCCGAACATGATCTGCCAGTCGCTTGGCGGCAGGATTACCTGAATTCCATGTTGGCCCTGCGTGAAATGCCGGTGGGGATCACTTTGGGGTCACATCCGGCACAGGTCGGGATGATGGATCGTGTCGCCGAAATCAGTCCGGATCATAACCCGTTTGTTGATCCTGAAATATGGCCACGCCTGATTGACGGTCGCATAGCAATGATCCGCAAAATCATGGACCAGGAAGCATGACGCCTGACCCTGTCCAGCAACGTCCGGATTTTACGCTGGACCAGTCTGCCCGGATGAAACCGGCGCAAGACCTGCGCGCGAACAGCCTGATTGAAATGCACTTGATGCCGGATATGGACGCTGACCCAGAATACCCCGAATTCCGCCCTTGTGTCGAAGAAGGCGTTGACCTGAACTGGGCCTTCCCGCTTGTGGTTTGGGGGCCGCCAGGCATTGGCCCCGAAATCGCGCAAGCGGTAAATGCAGCTAATGCACGTCTGACCGATGATCCCAGAACATTTGAGCGATTGAAAGCAACCAATAGTCAGTTT
Proteins encoded in this window:
- a CDS encoding tripartite tricarboxylate transporter substrate binding protein — its product is MPLMAGQVWPEGTVQLIVPASPGGGTDAAARILAEHFQNETGASVVVVNTPGGGGAVAAEQVRGAAPDGQTVLFFHTGLLSAYHTGGYAHDPSEAFETAAVMPVGGSYALAVNADAPWQSVEDLVAASKDAPNSLSLGIQMRGATHFMAGLFAKDSGAALRLVEAGPDADKLVQLQGGQISAALINTPGTRQYVENGDLRVLATISGHPDRDPNVQEIPSLAELGYENAVYGLDFFILTPADTPDEVLAGINAAVGHALADDSLSERFENMGMPLQWLPQTDSRERLQNTSRIVADVTALLELN
- a CDS encoding MBL fold metallo-hydrolase, giving the protein MNIRALPPLPTDPHECLVQGCDRPWEVAVDPFQVAPRTWYVGNNWVGAYLLESSAGLMLIDTTMQPQVYLVFESIRKLGFDPGQLKLILVSHMHYDHLGGVRPLVEATGAKVMMSREDWTFLQERPDQLLNSGRPFGVFTPDAFYDDATPVELGDRQVRTMLTPGHTPGTTSFFFDTTDNDGQSVLCGLHGGVGVITLTDEWLAEHDLPVAWRQDYLNSMLALREMPVGITLGSHPAQVGMMDRVAEISPDHNPFVDPEIWPRLIDGRIAMIRKIMDQEA